Proteins encoded together in one Cardiocondyla obscurior isolate alpha-2009 linkage group LG07, Cobs3.1, whole genome shotgun sequence window:
- the LOC139104160 gene encoding uncharacterized protein: MRKVLLIICIQFALTVVGRHHRDSDFLSHVQLVHQFQCSLPQPRAIAVEDLLTAGLGPDEAFYPAFTVLTRCTGSGCCPDSKQICAPIETRNVSLVFMVRHRIDQQRDRHHEVIHAVEHTKCACMDKISRGSRF; encoded by the exons atgaggaAAGTGTTGTTGATAATATGCATTCAGTTTGCATTAACTGTCGTGGGCAGGCATCATAG AGACAGTGATTTTTTAAGCCACGTACAGCTGGTTCATCAATTTCAATGTTCGCTGCCGCAGCCAAGAGCGATCGCAGTGGAAGATCTTTTGACTGCAGGCCTCGGGCCAGACGAAGCTTTTTACCCTGCATTCACGGTTCTGACACGCTGCACTGGTTCGGGATGCTGTCCTGATTCTAAGCAAATATGCGCCCCGATCGAGACCAGAAACGTTAGCCTTGTCTTTATGGTGAGACATCGTATTGATCAACAACGAGATCGTCACCACGAGGTCATACATGCTGTGGAGCATACCAAGTGCGCCTGCATGGACAAAATTAGCAGGGGCTCTAGATTTTAA
- the LOC139104153 gene encoding uncharacterized protein isoform X2, with amino-acid sequence MQIYRLKGNREHNNRNGGGSVGGTYWNSQQQTQKDYGAKKQNHKKTPGNLLKKPNWTSEKLPSIMKNLYIPHKNILDRTPDEINKYHSGKEITVTGNNTPSPIQTFEESNFPDYVMEEIRKQGFAEPTAIQAQGWPIALSGRDLVGIAQTGSGKTLAYILPATVHINHQPRLSRGDGPIVLILAPTRELAQQIQTVARDFGSSSCIRNTCIFGGSPKGPQARDLERGVEICIATPGRLIDFLEKGTTNLRRCTYLVLDEADRMLDMGFEPQIRKIIEQIRPDRQVLMWSATWPKEVQALAEDFLTDYIQINIGSLTLAANHNIRQIVEICQEHEKETKLSQLLREIGTERGSKMIIFVETKKKVDDITKTIKREGWSAISIHGDKSQPERDYVLSEFRNGKTMILVATDVAARGLDVEDVKYVINFDYPNSSEDYIHRIGRTGRCQSAGTAYAYFTPNNARQAKELIAVLEEAGQAINPQLADMANSVRNQYGKGRQRWNHVRSNKDNNSHGSPRSNISPTINNWQHMLQTNQQHGHHNQMIQEKSVARHPRNNGYQANRQNNYQPQHSYQQQHQQRQSLTSYQNNYQATNNTCQPVHQTTSAPRYQNRTGGYQQQGNRYQNRQNGFNGNQNGPNVYSMPPPFMMPSGGHADSGIQNLVNNKFFQTNRPPPNAGACAYQSMGYGQFQAVPPYGYPYPPTPVQQ; translated from the exons Atgcaaat ttacaGACTTAAAGGAAATCGAGAGCATAACAATCGCAATGGAGGAGGGAGTGTTGGCGGAACTTATTGGAATAGTCAACAACAGACTCAAAAAGATTATGGCGCAAAGAAGCAGAATCACAAGAAAACTCCCGGCAATTTACTGAAGAAGCCTAATTGGACCTCAGAAAAGTTGCCTTCAATAATGAAGAACTTGTACATTcctcacaaaaatattttggatAGAACGCCTGATGAGATTAACAAATATCACTCAGGCAAGGAAATCACCGTCACCGGCAATAATACGCCTTCTCCCATTCAAACCTTTGAAGAGAGTAACTTTCCTGACTACGTGATGGAAGAAATCAGGAAGCAAGGCTTCGCCGAGCCCACTGCAATTCAAGCTCAGGGTTGGCCAATTGCACTCAGTGGACGAGATTTAGTCGGAATTGCTCAAACTGGTTCCGGCAAAACATTGGCA tACATTCTTCCGGCGACGGTGCACATCAACCATCAACCTCGTCTCAGTCGTGGCGACGGACCAATTGTTCTGATTCTCGCTCCTACACGCGAATTAGCTCAACAAATCCAAACGGTTGCACGCGATTTCGGCTCGTCTTCATGCATCCGCAACACCTGCATTTTTGGTGGCTCGCCAAAAGGACCTCAAGCTCGCGATCTTGAACGTGGAGTAGAAATTTGTATCGCCACTCCCGGTAGATTGATTGATTTTCTTGAGAAAGGTACTACGAATCTGCGCAGATGTACATATCTTGTTTTGGACGAGGCTGATCGAATGTTAGATATGGGTTTTGAGCCACAGATACGCAAAATTATCGAACAAATTCGTCCCGATCGGCAAGTACTCATGTGGTCCGCCACTTGGCCTAAAGAAGTGCAAGCTCTCGCCGAAGATTTCCTCACTGATTATATTCAAATCAATATTGGCTCTCTAACCTTAGCAGCCAATCATAATATTCGACAGATTGTCGAGATCTGCCAAGAACACGAAAAGGAAACAAAACTGTCGCAATTACTGCGCGAGATAGGCACCGAACGTGGCAGCAAGATGATTATTTTTGTGgagacgaaaaagaaagttgATGACATCACGAAGACAATCAAACGCGAGGGCTGGTCCGCGATCTCGATTCACGGCGACAAGTCGCAGCCGGAGCGCGATTACGTACTGTCAGAATTTCGTAACGGGAAGACTATGATTTTAGTCGCAACAGACGTAGCCGCGCGTGGCTTGGATGTCGAGGACGTAAAGTACGTCATCAATTTCGATTATCCCAACAGCTCCGAGGACTACATCCACAGGATCGGCAGAACCGGTCGCTGCCAAAGCGCAGGAACTGCTTACGCTTACTTTACACCGAACAATGCGAGGCAGGCAAAAGAATTGATCGCAGTATTAGAAGAAGCTGGTCAAGCTATAAATCCACAATTGGCAGACATGGCAAATTCTGTCAGAAACCAATATGGCAAGGGACGGCAACGGTGGAATCACGTACGGAGCAATAAGGATAACAATTCTCATGGAAGTCCTAGAAGCAACATCAGCCCAACGATAAATAACTGGCAGCATATGCTGCAAACGAATCAACAGCACGGACATCACAATCAAATGATTCAAGAAAAAAGTGTGGCACGTCATCCTCGTAACAACGGCTATCAAGCTAATCggcaaaataattatcaacCGCAACATTCCTATCAACAACAGCATCAGCAGCGACAATCCCTCACTAGCTATCAGAACAACTACCAGGCAACTAATAATACATGTCAACCCGTGCATCAGACTACCAGCGCGCCGAGATATCAAAATAGAACTGGAGGATATCAGCAGCAGGGTAATCGTTACCAAAATCGACAAAACGGTTTCAACGGCAATCAGAACGGACCGAATGTTTACTCGATGCCGCCACCCTTCATGATGCCGTCCGGTGGACACGCGGACTCCGGAATTCAGAATCTCGTGAACAATAAGTTCTTCCAGACCAATCGACCGCCACCCAACGCTGGAGCTTGTGCCTATCAGTCGATGGGCTATGGCCAGTTTCAAGCAGTACCGCCGTACGGATACCCGTACCCGCCCACACCCGTACAGCAGTGA
- the LOC139104154 gene encoding dynein axonemal assembly factor 4 has translation MAIVIKNYQWRQTDTKIIIYVPIKGRPRNVDLFVMDNYVKISFPPFILELFLWENVLEEESKCTLTDTEAVFSLQKAGKAINWPSLEIENISKSEKCCIRNRILDKAQNLLENRAKQKNERRQYLQKEAVKIQINLDTNMQNKIEALRTCHRQAAMQDFEEWRSRAEIPILQDISGKVQKNRKMYRPPLKWFEDDLNIIQSQENNKHEKKDESVIIEELKEELDVGKKSEDSESDNEIASCKSSSNSLIIEMDEDSSQKFKTEEEKQIPGKDLVNRILKGQYPKINRIFDEPKKAIPLPRKSGSISVTFSERAFPTPARESAFAKEQEWLSKQAEARRKTGFVVENLRPEELDPQWLKDKGDDFFKAGNYLAAISAYTHGIKISDKMTALYVNRSAAHYALGNYYKCIDDCSKVLELMEPKCESNRVSRARCYARRGAALCKISAPQHGIPELEAALKLDPNNESIKRDLYAAKQYFNIKD, from the exons atggCAATAGTTATAAAGAATTATCAATGGCGACAAACGgatacgaaaataattatttacgtgCCTATAAAGGGTCGCCCTAGAAATGTGGATTTGTTCGTTATGGACAATTACGTGAAG ATCAGTTTTCCACCCTTTATtttggaattatttttatgggAAAATGTACTTGAAGAAGAGAGCAAATGTACATTGACAGATACCGAAGCTGTATTTTCCTTGCAAAAAGCTGGCAAGGCTATTAATTGGCCAAGTCTTGAAATAGAAAACATCAGTAAGAGTGAAAAGTGTTGTATTAGAAATCGTATTTTGGATAAAGCACAAAATCTTTTGGAAAACCgtgcgaaacaaaaaaatg AAAGACGTCAATACCTGCAAAAGGAAGCGGTAAAAATACAGATCAATCTGGATACCAATATGCAGAATAAAATAGAGGCATTAAGAACTTGTCATCGACAAGCTGCGATGCAAGACTTTGAGGAATGGCGATCACGTGCGGAAATTCCTATTCTTCAAGATATTTCTGGCAAAGtgcaaaaaaatagaaaaatgtatag GCCTCCACTTAAATGGTTTGAGGATGatcttaatattatacaatctcaagaaaataacaagcaCGAAAAGAAAGACGAATCAGTAATCATAGAAGAATTAAAGGAGGAACTAGATGTTGGAAAGAAGTCGGAGGATTCTGAATCAGATAACGAAATTGCTTCTTGTAAATCTTCAtcaaattctttaattatagaaatggATGAGGACTCCTCGCAAAAGTTTAAGACAGAAGAGGAAAAGCAGATACCAGGCAAGGATCTTGTTAACAGGATATTAAAGGGCCAGTATCCCaaaataaatcgaatattTGATGAACCGAAAAAAGCAATTCCGCTTCCTAGAAAAAGTGGATCAATCAGCGTAACTTTCTCTGAACGGGCCTTTCCCACTCCAGCTAGAGAGAGCGCCTTTGCTAAAGAACAGGAA TGGCTTTCCAAGCAAGCAGAAGCTAGAAGAAAAACGGGATTCGTTGTTGAGAATCTTCGTCCTGAAGAACTGGATCCGCAATGGTTGAAAGATAAGGGCGA CGATTTCTTTAAGGCAGGCAACTATTTAGCTGCAATAAGTGCATATACACacggaattaaaattagcgATAAAATGACGGCGCTTTATGTGAACAGATCTGCCGCACATTACGCTcttggaaattattataagtGTATTGATGATTGTTCTAAG gtaCTAGAACTAATGGAACCAAAATGTGAAAGCAATAGAGTATCACGAGCGAGATGTTACGCTCGTCGTGGTGCTGCTCTTTGCAAAATATCGGCACCACAGCACGGAATCCCCGAATTGGAAGCTGCCTTGAAACTGGATCCGAATAACGAGAGCATTAAACGTGATCTTTATGCCGCCAAGcaatactttaatattaaagactaa
- the LOC139104159 gene encoding uncharacterized protein, which translates to MKGRPSRSLLRLLILILTMDQTMVVFTAHHGGHHHRITKKIHLPRAMEATKKFLCREPQSRAYNLRDLVNNVQSSETVNQPVYIVVKKCDSHSGCCVSPDLSCAPVQSSIYHEDMEVEVWSLLTNSTRKVWIRIEQHGRCSCEISDVSERLREDAQPPSIRFL; encoded by the coding sequence ATGAAAGGCAGGCCGAGCAGATCGCTTCTAAGGCTCTTAATTTTGATCCTGACGATGGATCAAACGATGGTGGTCTTCACGGCTCATCACGGCGGTCATCACCATCGGATCACCAAGAAGATTCATCTACCGCGCGCGATGGAGGCCACCAAGAAGTTCCTCTGCAGAGAGCCGCAATCGAGGGCCTACAATCTGAGAGACTTGGTGAACAACGTGCAATCGAGTGAGACCGTGAACCAGCCGGTGTACATCGTCGTGAAGAAATGCGACAGCCACTCGGGCTGTTGTGTCAGCCCCGATCTGAGCTGCGCGCCGGTGCAATCGTCGATCTACCACGAGGACATGGAAGTCGAGGTCTGGAGCCTTTTAACGAACAGCACGAGAAAAGTATGGATCAGGATCGAGCAGCACGGCAGATGCAGCTGCGAAATCAGCGACGTTAGCGAAAGGCTTAGGGAAGACGCTCAACCACCCAGTATACGATTCTTGTGA